In one window of Dokdonia sp. PRO95 DNA:
- a CDS encoding 2-oxoglutarate dehydrogenase E1 component, translated as MDRFSFLNAAHTAYFAELYDQYLLNPDSVEASWRAFFQGFDFGLESAEEVTGDVGGETVVIPEGIQKEFQIVKLIDGYRNRGHLFTKTNPVRARRKYAPTLEIENFGLSKSDLSTEFEAGSILGIGKKTLQEIVNHLEAIYCDHIGIEYMYIRNPEEIAWIQNWLNKNDNHPSFSKEEKRHILKKLNQTASFEGFLHSKYVGQKRFSVEGLDAMIPGLDTLIERGSDKGVEQFVVGMAHRGRLNVLANIFGKSPEAIFSEFDGKEYDEDELFDGDVKYHMGWTSFRESDKGHKIRMDLAPNPSHLETVGAVIEGMSRAKIDNQLGGDEKKILPIAIHGDAAVAGQGIVYEIVQMAQLEGYRTGGTIHIVANNQVGFTTNYLDARSSTYSTDVGKVTLSPVLHVNADDVESVCHAFAFALDFRMQFGRDVFIDILGYRKYGHNEGDEPRFTQPLLYKAISKHANPRDIYAERLLKEGIIEKGYVKQLEKEYKDDLEEDLEESRKRDKTVITEILADDWEGYEIGSREDILTPVDTTYDISKLDVIADGITKLPEDKKFIRKIQRIVADRNKQYTEKNQLDWGMGELLAYGSLMEEGFNVRISGQDVERGTFSHRHAIIKTEDDVEEINLHNRLDVAGKMDIYNSLLSEYGVVGFDYGYAMAAPKTLTIWEAQFGDFSNGAQIMLDQYISAAESKWKTQNGLVMLLPHGYEGQGSEHSSARMERYLQLCATDNLIMADVTTPANFFHLLRRQMKWNFRKPLVVFTPKSLLRHPLVVSTKEELTTGSFLEVLDDTEVDKKKVTSLVFCTGKFYYDLLERRKENGRDDVALVRIEQLFPLPQKQLEDIIATYPNVTDYVWAQEEPRNMGAWGYMLMNFDQVKLRVASRRVYASPAAGSSTRSKARHKKVIDSVFEAPVK; from the coding sequence ATGGATAGATTTTCATTTCTGAATGCCGCACATACCGCTTACTTTGCTGAGCTTTACGATCAATATTTACTTAACCCAGATAGTGTAGAAGCTAGCTGGCGCGCTTTTTTTCAAGGTTTTGACTTTGGACTAGAAAGTGCAGAAGAGGTTACTGGTGATGTAGGGGGAGAGACTGTGGTTATTCCTGAAGGAATTCAAAAAGAATTTCAAATAGTAAAATTAATAGACGGATACCGTAACAGAGGTCACCTCTTTACAAAGACTAACCCTGTACGTGCACGTCGTAAATATGCACCTACACTAGAGATAGAAAACTTTGGACTCTCTAAGTCTGATCTTAGTACAGAGTTTGAAGCTGGTTCAATTTTAGGTATTGGGAAGAAGACGTTACAAGAGATTGTAAATCACCTTGAGGCCATATATTGTGACCACATAGGTATTGAGTATATGTACATTCGTAATCCAGAAGAGATTGCTTGGATACAGAACTGGCTCAATAAAAATGATAACCATCCTTCTTTTTCAAAAGAGGAAAAAAGGCATATTCTCAAAAAATTAAATCAAACAGCTTCTTTTGAAGGTTTCTTGCACTCTAAGTATGTAGGGCAAAAACGTTTTTCTGTAGAAGGTCTTGACGCTATGATTCCGGGACTTGATACGCTTATCGAGAGAGGGTCTGATAAAGGTGTTGAGCAATTTGTAGTAGGGATGGCACACCGTGGTCGTCTTAATGTTCTAGCAAATATCTTCGGAAAATCACCAGAGGCAATCTTTTCTGAGTTTGATGGAAAAGAGTATGATGAGGATGAACTTTTTGATGGAGATGTAAAATACCATATGGGGTGGACTAGCTTTCGCGAAAGCGATAAGGGACACAAAATACGTATGGACCTAGCACCTAACCCATCGCACCTCGAGACTGTAGGAGCAGTAATAGAGGGGATGTCTCGTGCAAAAATTGATAATCAGTTAGGAGGAGATGAGAAGAAAATTCTTCCTATTGCTATACACGGAGATGCTGCCGTAGCTGGTCAAGGTATTGTATATGAAATTGTGCAAATGGCACAGTTAGAAGGATATCGCACGGGTGGTACGATACATATCGTAGCAAATAACCAAGTAGGTTTTACTACAAACTATCTCGACGCGAGATCATCTACTTATAGTACAGATGTGGGTAAGGTTACCTTGTCTCCAGTACTACACGTAAATGCAGATGATGTAGAGTCTGTATGTCACGCATTTGCTTTTGCACTTGATTTTAGAATGCAATTTGGTCGTGATGTATTTATAGATATACTAGGTTATAGAAAGTATGGACATAATGAAGGTGATGAGCCTAGGTTTACACAGCCTTTACTATATAAAGCAATCTCAAAACACGCAAACCCACGTGATATCTATGCAGAAAGACTTCTTAAGGAAGGAATTATAGAAAAGGGATACGTTAAGCAGCTCGAAAAAGAATATAAAGATGATCTTGAAGAAGATCTTGAAGAATCTCGTAAGAGAGATAAAACGGTAATTACCGAGATTCTTGCAGATGACTGGGAAGGGTATGAGATAGGAAGTAGAGAAGATATTCTTACTCCTGTAGATACTACCTATGATATAAGTAAGCTAGATGTTATAGCAGATGGTATTACGAAGTTACCAGAAGATAAAAAGTTCATACGCAAGATACAGCGTATTGTTGCAGATAGAAATAAGCAGTATACAGAAAAGAACCAATTAGACTGGGGAATGGGTGAGCTTCTTGCTTACGGTTCTCTTATGGAAGAAGGATTTAATGTACGTATATCTGGACAAGACGTAGAGAGAGGAACATTTTCTCACCGTCACGCCATTATCAAAACAGAAGATGATGTAGAAGAGATCAATCTACACAACCGTTTAGACGTAGCTGGTAAGATGGATATCTATAACTCACTACTTTCTGAGTATGGAGTGGTAGGTTTTGACTACGGGTATGCGATGGCTGCTCCTAAGACACTTACTATCTGGGAGGCTCAATTTGGAGATTTTTCAAATGGTGCACAGATAATGTTAGACCAATACATAAGCGCAGCAGAGTCTAAGTGGAAAACACAAAACGGACTTGTGATGTTATTACCTCACGGGTATGAAGGTCAAGGTTCTGAGCACTCTAGTGCACGTATGGAACGTTACCTGCAGCTTTGTGCTACAGATAACCTTATAATGGCAGATGTAACGACGCCAGCAAACTTCTTTCACCTACTACGTCGCCAGATGAAGTGGAATTTCAGAAAGCCGCTTGTAGTTTTTACACCTAAATCCTTATTAAGGCACCCTCTTGTAGTGAGTACTAAAGAGGAGCTTACCACAGGGTCTTTTCTAGAAGTTCTTGATGACACTGAGGTAGATAAGAAGAAAGTTACATCACTTGTATTCTGTACAGGTAAATTTTATTATGATCTCTTAGAGCGTCGTAAGGAAAATGGACGTGATGATGTAGCCCTTGTACGTATAGAACAATTATTCCCGCTGCCACAAAAGCAGTTAGAAGATATTATAGCAACTTATCCTAATGTAACAGATTATGTCTGGGCACAAGAAGAGCCTAGAAATATGGGAGCTTGGGGTTATATGCTTATGAATTTTGATCAAGTAAAACTTAGAGTAGCATCGCGACGTGTTTATGCATCTCCAGCTGCGGGAAGTAGTACAAGATCAAAAGCAAGACACAAAAAAGTAATAGATAGCGTTTTTGAAGCGCCTGTAAAATAG